One Candidatus Hydrogenedentota bacterium genomic window, GGCCTCCAGCTCCACAGCGGCGAGCCCGTGACGGTCCAGTTCAAGGACATCCTCTACAAGCCCCTGCCGCCGGAGAAGTGAGACGCGCGCGCCATGAACGATAGTCCCCCCGAAATCACGCCGGGACGGGCGCTGTCCGGGCTGAAGTTCTTCCTGCTGGTGCTGCTGGTGGGGGCGGGGTGGTTTGTTCTCCGGGGGACGCCGGTGGGGGACGCGGTGCGGGATTATGAGTGGGTGCGGCTGCGGATGGTGGAGAGCGGGGCGTGGGGCGGGTGGCTGTTTGCGGCGGGGGGGGCCGTGCTGACGATGGCGGGGCTCCCGCGCATGGCGCTGGCCTTTGCGGGGGGCGTGGTGTTCGGGGCGGTGTGGGGGACGGTCTGGTCGCTGCTGGGCGCGCTGCTGGGGGCGGGGGCGCTGTTCCATCTGGCGCGGTTTCTGGGGCGGGACTTCGTGCTGCCGCGCCTGCCGGTGCGGATCCGCCGCTATGACACGCTGCTGCGGGAGAACACGTTTCTGGTGATCCTCTCGATCCGGTTCTTCCCGCTGGGGCACAACACGCTGACGAACCTGCTCGCGGGGGTGAGCACGGCGCGCGCGCTGCCCTTTTTCACCGCGACGCTGGCGGGCTACCTGCCGACGACGGTGGTCTTCGCCCTGATGGGCGCGGGGCTCCAGAAGGCGTCCCTCGTGCAGACGGCGGCGGGCGCGGGCCTGTTCCTGGTGTCCGTGGGGATCATGGCGCTGGCGGCGCGGCGCATCCGCGCGCGGGCGGGCGGAGAGGGGGATGACTGAAGCTGCTTCGGGGGAGAGGCGGTGTTTTCAGGAGGATGCCGGGACTGGTCGGTGAGGTGGCACGGGCTT contains:
- a CDS encoding TVP38/TMEM64 family protein, whose translation is MNDSPPEITPGRALSGLKFFLLVLLVGAGWFVLRGTPVGDAVRDYEWVRLRMVESGAWGGWLFAAGGAVLTMAGLPRMALAFAGGVVFGAVWGTVWSLLGALLGAGALFHLARFLGRDFVLPRLPVRIRRYDTLLRENTFLVILSIRFFPLGHNTLTNLLAGVSTARALPFFTATLAGYLPTTVVFALMGAGLQKASLVQTAAGAGLFLVSVGIMALAARRIRARAGGEGDD